In the Castor canadensis chromosome 1, mCasCan1.hap1v2, whole genome shotgun sequence genome, ACATTTTGCCCTCAAACAGAAATGCAACAAAAGTCTCCAAAATACTAGTCTGTAAGTGAAAATGATAGTAATTTTGCCAAGTGAGAGTTTAGGAAACTTCCCATACAGTTCTCTGAACACCAacattacataaatatttataaaaatactaaGAGAAATGAAGTTTGGGATTattagctgtgtgaattcatggTAGTTTGataccacccccccccaaaaaaaaccacatttttaaaatcttaatggaataatttttctactcagaaataaaattcttataatGTTCCTGCTGTCTTGAAACTCTAGCTGTCATGGAGGCTCAGTGGGACTTCAGGTCAGTGTGATGTAGTTAGAAACATTTTTACAAGTAATTTGTAGTGATTATTAGAATATATAAGCACAAAACACTTCATCCAGTCAGTTCTCCTTTGAGAAAGCAAtcacacagaaataaaatcatCAAGCATAAAAAGTGCATGGTCTTAATGACAATACTCTAGTAATGACCTAGAGAAACGGATGAATACATTATTACATCATGAGATATGAAAACTGGCATATACCATTAAAAATGACTACAGTTTTTAACAGAGAGGGATCCTCTATATGTTTCCCAACCTAGAGAAATCAACATATTAAACATTCTCAGACCAAGAATTTGTTTTTACCAATTAGCCAATTCATACAGAATTCAGTGGGGTGATGTTGAAATATCACAGGACTTCTCAGCATGTCACACTGTGTGTAAAGTCACTTTTCTTTGCCATAATTTCATCATGGCCCTTTTCATCTCATTGTTTCTCAAGCTGTAGATAAGTGGATTCAGCAGAGGTGAAAGTAATGTATAAGCCAAGGATATAAGTTTCTTGGTGTCTGGTGAGTATGTGGATTGGGGTTGTAAATAAGTCAAGCTGGCTGTGCCATAGAAGAGGGTGACAGATGTGAGATGAGAGGCACAGGTGGAAAAGGCCTTTTGCCTCCCAGTAGTTGATGGCATCTTCAGTATGGCAGAGAGAATTCGAATGTAAGACAAAAGGATCAACAAGAAGGGAACCATGACAATCAAAATAGTACCTGTGAAGGCATAGATTTCAAACAGGAAGATGTTTACACATACAAGCTCCAGTACTGGGGGGCCCTCACAAAAGAGATGATTGATTTCATTGGGGCcacaaaagggaaaatgaagTAACCACGTGGTTGGCACAGTAGCCACAATGATCCCTGAGAACCACGAAAGCATCAATAAATTCACAAAAACCCTTCTGTTCATAATCACTAGATAGTTCAGAGGATAGCAGATTGCAGCAAATCGGTCAAAAGCCATTGCTCCCAAGAGAAAAcattcagtcccaccaaaaagaaaaatgaaatacatttgtaCAAAGCaggccacaaaagaaatggtggctCTCTCCGTGCACAGGACCACCAGCATTTCGGGGAAGAAAGCACCAAACATCTGCTCTTGGACTTCAGGAAAGTTAGAAAAGCCCAACAGGATGAATTCAGCTacagaggtttcattttgctttctcaTCTCAGTAGTGGAGCCTATATTGTTTTGAAGGACATAGTATGTGAAGAATGAAGTCACAGTCCAGTAGCTGAGAGCTGCAGCTTGCACTCACCCCATATATTCTGGCAGAGCATAAGAAAAGGATCCCATCCTGACAAAAAATTATGTTGGCAATTTTGGAGAATGGCTAAATACTAGGATtaataaatttttcaaatataaaaaggaGGAATGGAGAATTCTGGCTTAGAAATCTGATCTGAAATTTCAAACACTATCAAATTTTTATGTCAATTTTATACTATgtagtttaaaatttaaatatagcttCAATGTAATTATAAGTGCTTATAACTATGACTCTGATCCCAAAATATTGCTACAATATTGCTCTATATtatgtaaatgtatatttaagaccataaaaaataaagtataaaaaagtaGATTGATTAAAAAAGCTAACCCACAATTTTCTATACAAATGATTCGGCTATGacaaattttatatatgtttatttaaaatattcattacatTAAAAAGGAACAGAGTTACATACGATAGTTAAAGGTGACAACATTCTGTAGGAAAACACAAGGGAGGAGGCATAGTTTAGATGCATCTATATTGGGTGACACCTAGTGAATACATGAAGGGAGCTCAGACTTATGAGTTTCTGTCCAGTCTGGACTTGGCCAATTCTATTACAAGGAATTTCAGTGTGAAATTTTAAGGCTAAATCTCTAAGGTCCATTCTTGTGATcataataacatttttttaaagctcacTTTTTGATCATTATGagctataatttaaaagtttctactctctctccctgtttctctctttcctctctcattCTTCTACTCATCAAGAGGTTCATGAAATTATCAATTGCTCAAAAAGCTCTGATTAACTAACAACTATTTTGTAGTTTCTATATGATCAGGAACACATTACAGTCTAATGTTCAACAGGAGCAAAGCACAACACATAAACACTTTTTTCAAAAGTGGAGgacagaaagtaaaacaggtcccatCTGGGGGTGGCacgagtgggaggggggaagatatgAACAaaaggagtaggagggtgaaaatggtagATATATGTACtcacgtatgaaaatggaaaaatgagacctgttgaaactattctaagaatcaGGGGGATGAGGGATacaggagaataatggaggaggtgaatttaactaagatacattgcaagcatgtttgtaaatgtcaaaatgtaccctgagtacaacaattatatgataataaaaataaaaatcagagttaaaatggctggaggtgtggctcaagagttagaACACTGGCCTAGCagatgcaaagccctgaattcaaatgccagtactgccaaaaattaattaatcaattaattaattaaacttgCATTTCTATTATCTCCATCTAAAAAAACCCATGACCCTTAACCACTATGCTACATAAAATAGCACTTCCTCCCACTACAGAACAGTAATTCTACCTCTTACATCTCCCCGTATTTTTCTCATAGTTAACAACTGACAATATGCATCCATATATGAAAACCTAACTCCCCACTAGAACATATCCTCTACAGGGCAGAGATTTTGTTTACTTCTGGGCTATATTTGTAGGCTATATTCACAATGCCTGTAAGTCCTGCCTCATAAGAGATATCAAACAAATATTTCTAGAGTATATACATAAAAAATTAGGAAAGTCGACAGTCTAAGAAAtaagttttctaaaagaaaaatgaagctagTGAACAACACGATGGGGAAACCATTGGGATTTGGAAATGTGAATGAGTGAAATAGAGCAGGTGAATGGCGGGGAGAGTTACCAACCACAATCACAGGATGCCTTGGTGGAAGGGCCATCAGGTGGGAAGAGACTGGTTCAAGGCAGAAGGTCCTTGATGATACCATATACTGGAATGGAGCCTACTAGCCTTTGTATGTGATATTCTGAGAACTAGAGATATTCACCAGGAGACATTAGGAACTTAGGAGACACAAGGAGTTGAAGACATTTAGTATCAT is a window encoding:
- the LOC109701883 gene encoding olfactory receptor 10A3-like, which encodes MRKQNETSVAEFILLGFSNFPEVQEQMFGAFFPEMLVVLCTERATISFVACFVQMYFIFLFGGTECFLLGAMAFDRFAAICYPLNYLVIMNRRVFVNLLMLSWFSGIIVATVPTTWLLHFPFCGPNEINHLFCEGPPVLELVCVNIFLFEIYAFTGTILIVMVPFLLILLSYIRILSAILKMPSTTGRQKAFSTCASHLTSVTLFYGTASLTYLQPQSTYSPDTKKLISLAYTLLSPLLNPLIYSLRNNEMKRAMMKLWQRKVTLHTV